A stretch of DNA from Promicromonospora sukumoe:
GACGTGAAGCTCTCCCCGTACCTCTACATCTCGCCGTTCTTCATCCTCTTCGCGGTGACCGGCCTGTTCCCCCTCGCGTACACCGCCTACGTGTCGGTGCACGACTGGAGCCTGCTGGGCGGCCAGGGCGAGTTCGTCGGCCTGCAGAACTTCTCGGACGTGCTGGCCCAGCCCACGTTCTGGAAGTCGCTGGGCAACACGCTGTCGATCTTCGTGCTGTCCTCGGTGCCCCAGGTGATCATCGCGATCACCATCGCGGCCCTACTGGACCAGAACCTGCGCTCGGCGACGTTCTGGCGCATGGGCGTGCTGATCCCCTACGTGGTCGCCCCCGTCGCCGTGTCGATGATCTTCGGCCGCCTCTTCGCCGACCAGTACGGCCTGATCAACTCGATGCTCGGCGTCATCGGCATGGACCCGATCGCGTGGCACGGTGACCGGCTCGCCAGCCACGTCGCCATCGCGAGCATCGTCAACTACCGCTGGGTCGGCTACAACGCGCTGATCTTCCTCGCGGCCATGCAGGCCGTCCCGCGCGAGCTCTACGAGGCCGCCGTGATCGACGGCGCCGGCCGCGTGCGCCAGTTCTTCTCCATCACCGTGCCGCAGATCCGCGCCACGATCATCTTCGTGGTCATCACCTCGACCATCGGCGGCCTGCAGATCTTCGACGAGGTCCGCATGTTCGACGCGACCGGCCTCGGCGGGCCGGACCGCAACTGGATGACCACCGTCCTGTACCTGTACGACGTCGCGTGGGGCAACCAGCACAGCCTCGGCCGGGCCTCGGCCGTGGCCTGGATGCTGTTCCTGCTGATCGTCCTGATCGGCTTCGTGAACTTCCTGATCACGCGCCAGATCTCGACGTCGGGAGCGGCGAAGAAGTCGAAGCGCAAGAGCAACACCAGGGGGAACGCATGAGCTCCGTCGCCGTCACCGCCCAGACCGCCGGCGAGGGCGCGGCCCGCGCCGCCGCCCGCAAGCGGGACCGCAAGGCCTCCGGCAGCGCCACCCGCCGGGCCGGCTGGGTCGTCTACGCCGCCCTCGGCGTCGTGCTCCTGATCTCGGTCTTCCCGCTGTACTACACGCTGCTGCTCGGCTCGTCCGACCCGGTCGAGATCTCGCGCAACCCCGTGCCGCAGTGGCTTCCCGACCTGTCGCTGTTCACCCAGTTCCAGACGGTCATCGAGTCGACCCAGATCAACTTCTGGAAGGCACTGGCCAACTCGCTGATCATCGCCGTCGTCGTCTCGGCCGCCGTCGTCCTGTTCTCGACGCTCGCCGGCTACTCGTTCGCGAAGCTGCGCTTCCGCGGCCGCGGGCCGCTGCTCGTGTTCGTCATCGCGACGATGGCCGTGCCGACCCAGCTCGGCGTGATCCCGATGTACATCCTGATGTCGGACCTCGACTGGATCGGCAAGCTCCAGGCCGTCATCGTCCCGGCGCTGGTCACGGCGTTCGGCGTGTTCTGGATGACGCAGTACCTGTCGGAGTCGCTGCCCTACGAGCTGATCGAGGCCGCCCGCGTGGACGGTGCCTCGATGATCCGCACGTTCTGGAGCATCGCGCTGCCCGCGG
This window harbors:
- a CDS encoding carbohydrate ABC transporter permease codes for the protein MAVLTPQRSAPGSGAPERESRRLGFSQRLGRWDVKLSPYLYISPFFILFAVTGLFPLAYTAYVSVHDWSLLGGQGEFVGLQNFSDVLAQPTFWKSLGNTLSIFVLSSVPQVIIAITIAALLDQNLRSATFWRMGVLIPYVVAPVAVSMIFGRLFADQYGLINSMLGVIGMDPIAWHGDRLASHVAIASIVNYRWVGYNALIFLAAMQAVPRELYEAAVIDGAGRVRQFFSITVPQIRATIIFVVITSTIGGLQIFDEVRMFDATGLGGPDRNWMTTVLYLYDVAWGNQHSLGRASAVAWMLFLLIVLIGFVNFLITRQISTSGAAKKSKRKSNTRGNA
- a CDS encoding carbohydrate ABC transporter permease produces the protein MSSVAVTAQTAGEGAARAAARKRDRKASGSATRRAGWVVYAALGVVLLISVFPLYYTLLLGSSDPVEISRNPVPQWLPDLSLFTQFQTVIESTQINFWKALANSLIIAVVVSAAVVLFSTLAGYSFAKLRFRGRGPLLVFVIATMAVPTQLGVIPMYILMSDLDWIGKLQAVIVPALVTAFGVFWMTQYLSESLPYELIEAARVDGASMIRTFWSIALPAARPAAAMLGLFTFVQQWTNFFWPSIVLNSSNPTLPLVVKSLQSNYFVDYSLVMGGVFLVTLPLLVIFAFVGKQLVAGIMQGAVKG